The Chryseobacterium phocaeense genome includes the window AAATTTTTTTTCCTCTACATAAGCAATACTATCACTTCCTTTCAATGAACTCTGATATTGGGAACTCAAAAATAAAGTGTCCTTTTTAATCATCCAAATTCCTGACAACCTCTCGATAGAACTCGGATAGGTTAATACAAATACATTATTTTTTTTTAGTGATAAGATATTACTTGGTGCATCCGTAGAATAACATATATTCTCATATTTTCCTAATTTTAACTGTGAACTACAATTAACTAGGAAAATGCACAATAATATAAAAATTAGTTTTCTCATTTTTTATAATAGGTTTGCCCCTCAACACGAAATGCTTTTCCTTGATTCGCTATATTTTGTAAAGCTACTTTTCGTTGAGCAGGTGGTAGTTTCATAGCTCGGGATATTTCTGGGTGATTAGTTGTATTTATTGGACCAGTAGGAAGATTTTTATATGCATCTGGTAGACTTCCTGTACTATATGAATCATTTTGCCCAAACAACTTACCTCTCTGATAACCAACAACTTCATCTGTCTTATCATGTAAAAAAGCAACACCTTTTTCGTCTTGATCTCTTGTTACACTTCCGCTTTCTCCTGTTTCAAATTGATAACCATGTTTTAATTCATGGGCAAACATTGCAAGACCAGAATTTTTTGGGAGTACCATATAAGCTTTTCCATTATTATAATTAAATCCAAAGGCTCCAGTTTTAAAACTAGAATCACTCAAGTCATCATTTTCAATTACATCATAAATTTGATTTGAAGCTGCCATAGTTGCCGTTTCACCTCTAACTGACTCTAAATCAGCATTATTTGCTTTTAAATCAGCTATATTGCTTTTCCATCTCTTAATTTGTCCAGCTTTTCCTCCAGCAGCTATTTTAGATTCAAAATCTGTTATTTTAACATTATTTTTGGCTTGCCTAGAATTAATATCAGCAATTAATCTATTAACCCATATCCAAGCATCTTCTGTGAATTCATTACCATCAATATCAAAATACATTATTGGATTATTACCCGCATAATGGTAGGGAGATAATGAAAAATATTTTTCTGCTTTATTGTCAACAACTCCCCATCTACCCAAATCCGGCATATAAAATCTCGCCCCATAATCATACATCCCAGTTTCTTGTAGTTCTTTTCCATTATACTTGTAACTATAATAACTTCCAAGATTAGCTCCTTCGAAAATCCCCTGAATATGGTTCAATCCAAAAGGGTAATAGTCATTCTTATCCGTTACTTCCAGAAGTCCTTCGCTGTTTTTTGCAAAGCTTACCCTGGCATTTCCAAGGTGATCTCTGTATTGGTAAATATAACGGTTTTCCGTGAAACTGTAAAATCCTTCTGCTGTTGGAACAAAATCCAGCTTCCATTGTGGTGTTAAGTCAATATCAGGAAAAGTTTTTGCTACGTTGGTGTACGCCTGCTCTTCAAAAGCATTATCCGTTTTACAGGTCAGGCATATTCCTCCGCCTTCTAAATAGCTGTATTGAAAACCATCCAGATAATCTGTAATATGGGTGGAGCCTGAGGCGCCTCTACGGCCTTGCTTGTAATAATTCTTACGAAGCTTTGTTCCATCGGCACGGTAAAGATAAGTTAACGTGGCACTTGAAGGCTGTCCCAACATGAATGGGTCGGGAAGGATAATGGAAAAGCTATCCGGCAGGTTAAGATAATTGTACACAATACTCTGGATTCCTTTGTCTTTCATATTGATCATATTACCATTCAGGTCATAATCAATGGTGTTATTTCCGCCCTCATATCCGGTGTCATTAAGCGCACTTTCGGTTACTTTATCCAATCTGTTTCCTGTATACTGATAGGTTAGGTTATCCACTGTTGTGGCAGTTGTGCCGGAAACAGGAACTGCATTTCTTTTTAAGGAAGCAATATTTCCGTTTACATCATAGGTTAAACGCTCGTCATAATTTTTATTATGCGGGTTGGTAGTCTCTGGCTCTGCATATTCAGCATCAGTTAATCTGTTAAGTTTATCATAAGTATAATTATATCTTTTGAGATTATTGAGAGTAGACACATTCCAGTCTATTTCAGCAATACTTCCATTGTATCTGCCGGGAGCAATTGTCGAATAAACAGGATCAGTATATCTTAGTGTATATCCAAATAATTTTCCGTTAAGGTTAGCCGGATCATTGATCTGGGACATCCAACCCCTGATATTGTATTTGTAATCAATGCTTTGAAGTGTGGCAGAAGCTGTAATACCTCCCAGTTTCTTATTAGAAATCTGAGAAAGCTCATTATAGGTATTCTGTACCAGGATTTCTTCAGGATTGCTGTCTACTTTATGTTTGTGGACAAGAAGCCTGTTCTGATGGTCATATGTAAAGTTTTCAGTAATCACTCTTTCGGTGTCCGCATCCAGCCTTTTATGTTTTGTAACCATAGTTTGTGCTACCCCGGTAAAATCCAGTTTCGATTCTGTTTTGGTATAACCTCCCAGATGATTAATGGAATAAGTACCAATTCCACGGCCTTTTTTATCATAGTAGTTATAGTTCTTTGTCCAGTTGTCATCTTCAAGATTCTTTATAAAACTCATAACTGGAAGATTATTTGTGCTGACATCTGCTGTAGGGCTATCCGTAGACGATAACTGGCCTAAAACAGATGTTGGGAAAGTCGGGTTAAAGCTGTATGGTGGGTAAGAATCATAATAATTTAAAGAAAGTAATGTAACCCATTTAGAAGAATTGGGATATGTATTATCTGGATTTCCGTAGTATACTGGCATACCCTGTCTTTCAAAAAGAGCGGTGCTCAATCTATTGACGTTATTAAACGCTAGACCGTCTGCAATTTCTTGCTCTGCAATTCTTGATCCACCAGTATTAATTCCCACAATAGCTATTCTTCCAAACTGATCATACTTCGAATACTGCCATTGCCCCTTTTCCCTTAAATTAGCATCTTGTGTAGCAACTAATCTATCCTGCCTGTCATAAACAAAGGATTCTAAACCTTTATTTGGCAGTTTTCGCTCAACGAGTCTGAGTCTTTTATCATAACGATACTGATAGCATAGTTCATTTAAAACAGCATCTGGAACTACAGTTCCGGGACTCAAACTTTTGATCATATCTGAAGCCTTGGGAGGAATTACAAATGCGATTTGGTTCTGCTCATTATAAACATAATAAGTATCTGCATTTTCTGTTTGGCTTAAGACATTTCTACTAAGTAACGTCTGCCCTTCCAGATTTTTAAATTCTATTCTAATATTTCCATCTTCATCTGTGGTGATATTTTTATATAATTGTTGAGCTATAAAAAATCCGTTTGATGAATTTGTCACAGCTACTTTCAAAATAGAGCTGGTTCTGTTTTCTACCCATGTAGTTGTGGTAAAGTACTTTCTGACTTCTCCATCTGTATTTGTATCATAATCGAATTTTACAGGTTTTGAAGACCAATCATTTCCAACATTGATCTGCTGAAGCATTTTGTCTAGTGGAGAACTTTCTAACCTTTTCTCGGAATAAATCTTTTCCGATCCATATATATCGGATTGTGTTGCGTTACTCAAAGGATTAGAATAAAGCTCTCCGTCTTGCGTCAGCGACTGTGGTACCGGAAGGTAAAATTTCACCTGCCTTCCGAACTCATCATATTCTAAATGATTAACTACATCTCTTCCTAAAGGGGATGCTTTTACATTAACCACTTGTTTCGGTCTTCCCAAACCATCAAAATACTGAACCGTATTAATTTGTTTAGCGGTTGTACTTGTAGCGGTTACAGGTTCAAGATAACTTCTTGATTGTATATAATTTTCTGTTGCTGTTTGCCCATAACTTTGTACAATAACAGAGAGTAAAATGAGCGTACTTAATAATTTTTTCATCATTAATTAATTTATAGAGAAGGTAAAGTCAAAAACCATATTCATGTCGTTAACCAGAGAGGGAGATGCAGAACTGATCTTAGCCGTGATATTTCCGTTAGGATCAATTGTTAACAACCAAACTCCATTAGCAAAAGTACTACTGGAACGCTGCCCTGAAGGTATACAGTTTCCACTAATCTTTCCTACTACAACTCCTGTGCTCCAAGGAAGATTACTAAAATATCTGAATCCCATCTGCACTCTGAACTCATTTGTATTATTTAGAAAAATTGATCCATAATGAAATTGGTTGATCCCGCTTCCCTTAGTTACAGAGCAATTCATCGTAGTACAGGTACCATACAGATTTGCAGCTGCTTGCCCGTTGCTATTAACATCATTTTGAGCCTGTTGATTTGCATCATCCTGATTGATAATCGAGGTATACTGACCCTCTGGTACAATATAGGTATAGTTACCACCTATAGCATTGGGACCACAATTATTACGTGTAAAAGTCCCACTCTTTATTGAACTATAATGCTTGGTTGGTGTAAAATTGTATTTATTATCTTTGAGGATATTACCTTCTTTATCTAATACCCTTATAAGCCTGTTGGATGCATCATACTTATAGAATTCTCTGAAGCCAGATGGGGAAGTGATTGTTTTAACTCCAATTAAAGGGTCATAAGTATACACGGTAATTTTGAAATCTTTAAACTCCACCCTCTTTCTAAAATTATCTAATTCAGCAATTAGACTAGATTCAGTAGATTCATCTGTATCCAGATCTGATTTTTTAACGATATTTAATTGCAGGTATGAATTGTTATCATTAGTATCTAATCCAAAAGCCTGCATAACCTGTGAATAAGTTCCTCCTTCTATTTTTGCAATTGGATGGGTTTGCTTATATCCCCAGATAACTGTAACTGGTGACCCTTCTTTGGTAGTATACTGCAAGATTTTGCCCTTTGAGTTATATTTATCAAAAGTTCCGTCTACAGGGGTGTTTATATTTGGATCATTTAAATTATATGTAGTTACTGAAGTGGGATTGAAATGAGTTAGATTATCAAATTTAATTGAACGGTTAAGAATTTGGACCCCATTCTTAAACATACTGGTTCCTGTATTGTCGGATAAAATATTAGCCTGAAGAAATCTACTCATTGAACTGGATTGCCCGGCGGATTCACTAATTAAATCTGAATCAGGTGTCAGAGTCTCTGTCTTCCATAACAAATTGTAATTATTATAAATATAATCTACTTTTGTTAAAAGTAATTTATTATTTAAATAATCTTTTGTTTGCGTTTTTTTCAACAAGGATTGTTTTGAAAAAACAGGATAAAAGCTGAATGCTGTGACTGGATTATCTACAAGATCAGGCTGATAAACCCCGTTGTTATTACATGAACTCGCTATTACACAGGCATTTGTGTATGCAGTGCTGTAATAAATATTAAGTGATGAGCCATAGAATAAGCTGGAAAGTGAATTTGAATATTCATTCTCAATTTCTCTAACTAAGGTATCATTAGAATCAAATAACTTTATTCTGTTTACTAGTCCATTCTCTGGATTATCCTTAGATTTAATTTTAGGGAAATATACTGGCACTTTATCATCTTTGAATTGATATTCAGTTTCAGGATTATTATAATAATAGGTTACTGTTTTCCCCTTAGAAGTGTTATTATTATCCACCTCCTTCTTCGTTACAGAAGAATAAGCAACCATATTTCCTGCTGAAAGTGGAGACGAAGTATTATCTGAAACGGCAAGAAGGGAAAGGGTTGTAAAATTGTATGTAGTAAAACTATTATAACTACCGTTCACTCCGGAAATAAGCCTTGTGGTTGTTTTCTTAAAAAGATCCAATGGGTTATGAGATTTACCGCCCTCATATTCAAATATAGTTTGCGTTAATATATTATCGTTAGAGTCATAATTTATTTGTTTCTTTAATCGTATGCCATTACCATTAGTAATTGCTGACGGATACTCATTAACAAAGAGATTGTCGGCACTATTAAGCTCGTAATCAAACTTTGCATATCCTGTAGTTGGATATGTTATTTTTTCCAAAATCCCCGCTTTTGCAAACTCCAGATTAGCTTTTCTTTCATTATTATTTTTATCATTTAAAGGGACATTTGTTCCTCCGTTCAGCGTAAAATTAAAGTCCAGAGGATTTGGAAAAAGGGTTTTGTTTTCCAGATTTCCATTAAAATACCCCCAATAGTCAACGGCAAAGGAGTCTTTTTCCGGAAGTAACACAGCATTATATTTAAAAGAATAGTGATCAACATCATTTATTACAATGGCATTGAGTTTTAATCTTTTGTTAAAACGATTAACATCGGTAATGGGAAAAGCGGTCGCCGGAATATTTAAATTCCCGGCTTCGGAACGTACAGTTTTAGTATTCTGCGCCGTAAAATATGAGTAATTAAAATCAATCTTTTGGGCTATTTGAGCTATATTATTTTTAACTACTATTTTATCAAGCTTGCTATTTTTTGACCAGTCTTCCCTTTCGGAATATTCAAAACTTACCGTACCAAAATCCCCGCTAATATCTTGTACCAGCAAAACGTTTTTTGTATAATATCCCAAGTGAAAACCTACTGGAATTAAGTATTCTCCAACAGTTTGTGAAGTCAAATAGGGTACGCTTGAATAATTCGGTCCGTTAAACGAGCCATTGTATTCCCCTCCGTATCCATTTGTCGGTTTACAAGCACCACTATAGTAAGTATTGGCAGGAAAGAGGCTGTCATTGTGTGTATAGTAATTAGAAGCTAATGAGAGATTCATGTGCTGTGCATAAGCCGGTATTGAACCCGGTTCTAAGCTCTCCTTATAATTAATAGTAACTGTCCTATTATTTTTATCGATGATTTTAGTCACAACATAATTTCTTCCCTGTACATTTGACATAGTGGTTGTTCCATTAGAATTTATTGAAGCAACTCCAAATTCTTCAGCTTTACTGAAGTAGTATCTAATCCCTGCAGGGCTTGTAATAATAAATAAATCAGATGTATTATACTCTATTTTATATCCTCTTTTATTAATGCTTTCAAATGTAGGAGCGAAACTCAAATTCGGATAGAGATTGGTCTTAAAATTCTTAGTTATGAATTCTATTTTCTCTCCAAATAAATTGCATATAAAAATATCGGGGGCAGTATCATACTCGGTGAGTCCATGGTTATAATTTTTAAAATATCCTCCAATAGGAAGCATTGCTTTCATTGACTTATAATAAGTATATTTATCATACCCCAATTGATTAAGATACTGAGAAGGGATAGCCGAATTTTCACAAGCTTCAAAATTATTTCTTGTAAAGGGCGGAGTACTGTCATATAAAAAATCTAATTTTAATTTATTGTACTCACTGAAGTCATCAAACCCTCCGGAAACATACTGTGTTATTGTTGCCATTGGAATTCCCCAACCTAATCCTACATGGGAAGCTTCATCACGAACTTTGATACCATTGCCTGAAATATAATTTAGATTTAAAGGAATGTTAATGTCTCCTTCCTCCACGTTATACAATGGAATAGAAGGTGAATTTGCTCCGATATATTCTGAGTTTTGTATTTCACCATAACGTTGAAAAGTCTGAGTTGAAGGAGTTTTAGGAAAATCATTAAAATAGTAGGCTCTATTTTTATCTGCTTGAGCGTATAATTTAACAAACGATAAAATTAAGGTTGTTATAAATGTAATCTTTCTTTTCATCATAATTTATTTCTTAATTAATTTTGCAGTTGCCGTTTTATTTGTATCCGTCTTTATCGTCACCAGATAAGCCCCCTGAACTAAATTCTGGCTATTTATCTTCGTCACCTTATTCTTAGTCTTCAAGCTCTGAAGCTGCCTTCCGCCCATGTCGTATAATAGAATATCAGCTTCCTTGAATTCAAAGCCGATTTCTACATAAGCAAAATCTGAAACCGGGTTTGGATAGATTTTTATGTCTTGTTTTTCAATCAGCTTATTAATCTGGCTGTCTCCAAGTTTCACAATCTTCCAGTTTTCCTTTCCTAATTCTTCTGCGCTGGTTCCGGCCAGAATAATAGATCCATCCCGGTTCAGCTTAATATCTGAAAGCCTCTCTTCTCTTTTTCTGGATTCTCCTTTTACATGTTTTCTCCACTTCTCATTACCATCCTTATCTAAATACAGCATCCAGAAGGTTTCATCCTCTGCTTCAATCCTTCCTTCTGCCTGAGTGTAGCCACCTAACAAAACTCCTTTTGAAGTTTTATCATCTGCGGAATGCAGAACACTTGCTCCCATCAGAATATCTCTGTTTCCGAAATTGTAAGATTTTTGCCAGATTTCTTCACCTCTTTCGTTCAATGAAATTAGCCACAGGTCTGTTCCTTCTTCTATTCCTATGGTTTTATTCCCTGATCGTTCCGACCTGGATTCGCCACCGATTAAAAATCCGTTGGATGTTAAGGCTAATGTTCTTAGATGGTCATCTCCTTTTCCTCCGAAGTTCTTTTCCCATTCTACCTTATTATCCTTTGAAATCTTGATGACCCAAAAATCCCCTTCACCATAGTTGTCTGTTTTCTTTGATCCGCCCAGGCCACTTCTGGAGTACATCCCAACCAAAACACCTCCATCCTTAGAAGGAATCATTTTCTCTACCTCATCTAATCCCTTTCCTCCTAAAATAAGTTGAGAAAGCTCCTTTGCATCTTTATCCAGTTTAATAATCAGGGCATCTTTAGATCCGTAGCCTTTAGTAGAGCCCTGAACATTTCCTGCTACAAAGAATCCCATGTCTGTAGTCTGTACTACGGCACGGGCTTCCTCAGAAGAAGAGCTTCCCAAGGTTTTCTGCCATAATTCATCCCCAAATTCATTTAGTCTGATGAGCCAAATATCTGATCCTCCCTTGGAATCTTCCTTTTTATCCAGACCTTTTCCTGAATATGAAGTTCCTGCAAGAAGATTTCCTCCATCCTGAGTGTTTACGGAGGCAGACAGATAGTCATGGTTATTTCCTGAGAAATATTTTTCCCAGACATCTTCTCCCTGCTGGTTAAGCTTCACGAGGTGGAAGTCATAACCACAATTTTGTTTCTTGGCTCCTGAGCCTGTAGAAGGAGAAGTTGTAGCAGAGCTGCTACGTGATTGGATGCTGCTTCCCGTAATTAAATACTGACCATCTATGGTTGTTGTGACCTGGCTTAGGAAATCCTGAGTGCCGGATTTAATATCCCGTTGCCATGCTACCTCTGTTTCCTGGGCTGATACTCCCAGAAATGCACACAAGACCAGTGCACCTAAGTAATTTTTTTTCATAATTGTTATTTTTTGCGCGAATTTAAAGATTATATTCTGATTCTCAGATAAGAAACCGTAAATTATAACGGTTATGTATAGAGCTAGCTCTTTATCCCGATAAACAAAGTGTTTTCATAATGTGTTGTTTTTTAAATGTTTATACTCTATTTTTCTGTAATGCAAAGCTATTACAGGGGTGCGACAAAGCATGTCGTATTTTATCGCGAATGATCGCAAACGCGATAAATTTTCAAAATATTTATTTTTTATACTGTTTTTATATAAGGAAAGGCACGGAGCAAAAGTCAATCCGTATTAGAGGTACTAGGATACCCAAAGACCAGAAAGACTCCGCCCGTGCCCAATATAGGACATGGGCGTAAGCCTATCAAATTTGGTCTTTTAAGAAGATTCCTAGTTTTCTAATACCATTGATAGAAGCTTACGCTTGTTTCGTTAAAATTATTGTTGCGAAGATAAAAATATTTTTGAAACTGAATTATTAAATTCACAGAAAGAAGAAATATATTTTAAAGCAGCCTTCTACTTTATGAACAATCCCTTTATTGTCTTGTAATAATAATTCACTATTAAATTATTATTTAATCCTTTTTTTCTCAGTAAAAAAACTCTTGCATAATAAAAGTTTTGAAAAATCCATATCCCATAGTGGCTCATTTTTATTAATTACAATCAGTGTTTCATCATTGAGATCAAAAGGTTCTACAAAGCAATAATAAAGTAATCGCCCTACAATTGCTTTAATAATCTTACCCTTATTATTCAATTCACAATATAGATAGCAGGGAGTATTTTTTCTATTGATATTAAATTGAAAGAGGATATGTTCTTTCACTATTCTTTTTTTTCCAGAGAAAGACCATCCACTTAGTCGTTTCACTCTTCCTTTATTAGATATTACATATTGGTCTTCAAAACCTATTATAGGGATTGGCTTCCAATATTCACCGGGAAGATTCTCTACAGATAGGTTCATACATGGCGGTGGATTGTTTTTATTAATCCTGGGTCTCCCAAGGTTTTTCCAGAGTGCTTCATTAAACAACTTTCCAGATGTAGCTTTTATTCCATTTATCAGAAACTCTTCCTTACTTGGTGGATCGCTTTGCAAAAACCACCGAAATGCTCCGGCTGTTAAAAATATTTTATTGATTACATTTATAATTCTTTCGCAGGAAATGCCAAGTTCTTTTTCGGCAGCATAAATACTATCAAATTGATTGATTAGTACACCTTCTAAATTATATTGGCTAACAGGTTGCAGATATATGACGTGTATATTTTTAGCCCTGTTTGAATGATACATTCTAAGGCTTTCTTCTTTTACTGAAATTTTCTCCAGATTATTACAATGCATATGAAGTCTATTATTATCCTTGGGTATAATAACGACAGTACGATCTTCCAAATCAAATTCTTCAATAAAATGATAATACACAATACGGCCTAAAGACTTTGTATGAGCTTTACCGTTTCGTGAAAGTTTACATTGTAAATTATAAGTATAGCTTTGGAGATAATTATTGAAATTTTTAGAGAAAAGTGGTTGTAAAATCAATTCTTCCAACATGTATCTGTACCCCAGAGGAGATTGAAACCAACGCTTACATCTTTTTACCCGCCCATAGTTCGAGATTTCATAATTCTCAAAACCTTCAATAGGTTTCCACTCTTCATCAGGAAGGTTTTTAAGTGATTTATTATAAAGCACATTCTTTAAATATTGATCTTCCAGTTCATTCATAAATTGAAGATTTCTTTTTGTATACAAATTATATAATATTTATATGGAATATTGGACGTAAGTAATTGACAAAATATAATGATTTTGAGAATATTTAAAAGTGTTCAAATATAAATTTAATGCTCTATAAGCTTTCTCACATGCAAACAGATAGCGAGATACGCTAGATATGCATAAATTCAGCAACTGATTCTATTAATTATATTTTCAAAAATTCTGGAATAGGAAAACAGGTAAGATTGTAATTACGTAGTCCCTATTTTTAAAGTAAATTCATTGATTCTTTTTACCTATAATGGTTTGAAGTGCCTTTTATTACTACAGAAATCTAATACAGTTCTTTTAAAGCTCTTGTGTTCACCTTGTGTGTCTGTGTGAACCGCATTTTTATTATTCACATAAATATTTATTGACTCTAAAAATACGGTGTAATTAAAATATTAGCAGAAAAATCTAAATTTTCCTGTTCAAAATTCCAAATGTATTTATAGGATTATCTTATCGATCATCATTAATTCACATTTTTGATCGCTAGATCGTCTTTGTTTTCATTATGATCTAATTGCTGCCAATAGGAATACATCTGCTCTGAAAGGGTACTGTTATCAATTCCGATATATCCTAAAAATTCAGTTTCGGTCTTGTGGCCTGTAACACTCATGATAATAGCAGTAGGAATCTTACTATAATACATGGTTGCGAAGGTTCTTCTACAAATATGTGATGAGATTAAATCGTGGAGAGGATAGCTTCCAAAGACATAGTGTTTTTCAACCTCATCATATACTCTTCCATATTCAGCGCGATCTATAGCTGCCAGCTTAGATATTTTTTTCAGATTCTCATTAAAAATAGTCTTTGCACTCTCCAGATTTGTTGAAAACTGTGCTGGAAAAGATCCCTTCCTTTTGTCAAGGATTTTCTTTACTTCCACATGAATAGGAACCAAGACAGGAGTTTTGGTTTTCTTTTGGCTTAAATTGATGAATTCTTTGCCATTGATCGAGACAATTTTTTCAGGGGTCATTCTAAACAAATCCGATGCTCTTTGCCCGGTATAACAACCAATAATCAGCCAGTCACGCGTTTGTTCCAGCTTTTCATTGACTATTAATAATTCTTGTATTCTTTGCAGTTCTTCCGGCTTTAAATACGGAGTGGGAGTATCAACAGTAAATCCTTTTATTTCGCTCAACTGGTCATGGACCTCAATATTATCTATTTTGGCATCTTTGAAAATTGTCTTGGTATATTTCAAATACTTCCCAACTGTATTATCACTCAGATGCTGCCCCCGAAGAAAGATAACAAACCTGTTTCCAGCAGAAATATTATAATCTGAAACTTTAAGCCTAGTTTTTTCTGTCTTTAAAAATTCCTGGAACTTATCAACAATCGTTAAATGCTTTTGTCTGGTTCCTTTTGTAATTGGCTTTCCCTTATATTTTCTAAAGGGCAAAATATCAGTCTTATAATGTTCCAAATAGTTTTCTATAAAATCAAGCTTTTCAATTTTGCGCCCTCCGGAATAGTAAGCATCAATAATTTCAGCCAACCATTCTCCACCTATAATTTCAGTTTCATTTCTTTTCCTATACTGTTCTAAAATAAATGATTCCAGTTTTGTTAAGGTATTGATCTGTTCAGTTTGATTCTGTAGTGCCTCTCTGGTTAACGCCGTCCTCTGCACTACCATGCCTTTTTTAGCATTCCAGTTTTCTGGATTCACTGTTTCGCGGGTTTTTCGTTTATAAACCTGATTGCTGCCTATCGAAAAGCGGACATAGATTACTGCACTTTGTTTCTTTGACTGAATAATAAATTTTACCGTAGCCATAATCTCTACTTAAATCTTTTAGAAAACAAATTTAGTCAATTTTTAGACAATAATATGCTTTTTTACCTTAAATACATCTTACTTTATTTAACTACGTAAAGAATAAAAAAAACAAATTAAATACTGAATAACAATAATTTAAATATTTAAACACTATAAATTAAAATAAAATGAATTTAAATTGATTAAGGAATTACACTCCCTGTGGGTCTACAAACCATCCTTTTTTAAGGATGGTTTTTGTTTTAAAATCCTAAGAGTTTAAATTTAAACTGAATCGCAAAATTATCTTTGAATTTAGGTGTATTGTAATAGCCTACCCTGTAGAAAAAGCCTAAATTAAACTGCGACGATAAGAAGTTGTTCCATTCAAGACCCACTTCGTTATATAAATGATCCAGTTTTTTGAATTCGAACTGGTGGAATTCCGGATTTTTCATATCCCCGATGGTTCCTCTGTAGATCAGGTCAAAGCTGGATACGTTCTTCCCGAAACTTTTGAAATACCACGGTAACCTGTGCGTAAGATATGCACCAACGAACTTATCGTTGTAATATCTTCCACCTTCCATTGTGGCAAAACCCAGATAAGAAGTCAGATTAAAATTCAGGCCTCCTCTTCCGTTGCCCAATCCATTCATGGTAAAATTCTTCCAGAC containing:
- a CDS encoding DUF6443 domain-containing protein, translated to MKKLLSTLILLSVIVQSYGQTATENYIQSRSYLEPVTATSTTAKQINTVQYFDGLGRPKQVVNVKASPLGRDVVNHLEYDEFGRQVKFYLPVPQSLTQDGELYSNPLSNATQSDIYGSEKIYSEKRLESSPLDKMLQQINVGNDWSSKPVKFDYDTNTDGEVRKYFTTTTWVENRTSSILKVAVTNSSNGFFIAQQLYKNITTDEDGNIRIEFKNLEGQTLLSRNVLSQTENADTYYVYNEQNQIAFVIPPKASDMIKSLSPGTVVPDAVLNELCYQYRYDKRLRLVERKLPNKGLESFVYDRQDRLVATQDANLREKGQWQYSKYDQFGRIAIVGINTGGSRIAEQEIADGLAFNNVNRLSTALFERQGMPVYYGNPDNTYPNSSKWVTLLSLNYYDSYPPYSFNPTFPTSVLGQLSSTDSPTADVSTNNLPVMSFIKNLEDDNWTKNYNYYDKKGRGIGTYSINHLGGYTKTESKLDFTGVAQTMVTKHKRLDADTERVITENFTYDHQNRLLVHKHKVDSNPEEILVQNTYNELSQISNKKLGGITASATLQSIDYKYNIRGWMSQINDPANLNGKLFGYTLRYTDPVYSTIAPGRYNGSIAEIDWNVSTLNNLKRYNYTYDKLNRLTDAEYAEPETTNPHNKNYDERLTYDVNGNIASLKRNAVPVSGTTATTVDNLTYQYTGNRLDKVTESALNDTGYEGGNNTIDYDLNGNMINMKDKGIQSIVYNYLNLPDSFSIILPDPFMLGQPSSATLTYLYRADGTKLRKNYYKQGRRGASGSTHITDYLDGFQYSYLEGGGICLTCKTDNAFEEQAYTNVAKTFPDIDLTPQWKLDFVPTAEGFYSFTENRYIYQYRDHLGNARVSFAKNSEGLLEVTDKNDYYPFGLNHIQGIFEGANLGSYYSYKYNGKELQETGMYDYGARFYMPDLGRWGVVDNKAEKYFSLSPYHYAGNNPIMYFDIDGNEFTEDAWIWVNRLIADINSRQAKNNVKITDFESKIAAGGKAGQIKRWKSNIADLKANNADLESVRGETATMAASNQIYDVIENDDLSDSSFKTGAFGFNYNNGKAYMVLPKNSGLAMFAHELKHGYQFETGESGSVTRDQDEKGVAFLHDKTDEVVGYQRGKLFGQNDSYSTGSLPDAYKNLPTGPINTTNHPEISRAMKLPPAQRKVALQNIANQGKAFRVEGQTYYKK
- a CDS encoding DUF5977 domain-containing protein; amino-acid sequence: MMKRKITFITTLILSFVKLYAQADKNRAYYFNDFPKTPSTQTFQRYGEIQNSEYIGANSPSIPLYNVEEGDINIPLNLNYISGNGIKVRDEASHVGLGWGIPMATITQYVSGGFDDFSEYNKLKLDFLYDSTPPFTRNNFEACENSAIPSQYLNQLGYDKYTYYKSMKAMLPIGGYFKNYNHGLTEYDTAPDIFICNLFGEKIEFITKNFKTNLYPNLSFAPTFESINKRGYKIEYNTSDLFIITSPAGIRYYFSKAEEFGVASINSNGTTTMSNVQGRNYVVTKIIDKNNRTVTINYKESLEPGSIPAYAQHMNLSLASNYYTHNDSLFPANTYYSGACKPTNGYGGEYNGSFNGPNYSSVPYLTSQTVGEYLIPVGFHLGYYTKNVLLVQDISGDFGTVSFEYSEREDWSKNSKLDKIVVKNNIAQIAQKIDFNYSYFTAQNTKTVRSEAGNLNIPATAFPITDVNRFNKRLKLNAIVINDVDHYSFKYNAVLLPEKDSFAVDYWGYFNGNLENKTLFPNPLDFNFTLNGGTNVPLNDKNNNERKANLEFAKAGILEKITYPTTGYAKFDYELNSADNLFVNEYPSAITNGNGIRLKKQINYDSNDNILTQTIFEYEGGKSHNPLDLFKKTTTRLISGVNGSYNSFTTYNFTTLSLLAVSDNTSSPLSAGNMVAYSSVTKKEVDNNNTSKGKTVTYYYNNPETEYQFKDDKVPVYFPKIKSKDNPENGLVNRIKLFDSNDTLVREIENEYSNSLSSLFYGSSLNIYYSTAYTNACVIASSCNNNGVYQPDLVDNPVTAFSFYPVFSKQSLLKKTQTKDYLNNKLLLTKVDYIYNNYNLLWKTETLTPDSDLISESAGQSSSMSRFLQANILSDNTGTSMFKNGVQILNRSIKFDNLTHFNPTSVTTYNLNDPNINTPVDGTFDKYNSKGKILQYTTKEGSPVTVIWGYKQTHPIAKIEGGTYSQVMQAFGLDTNDNNSYLQLNIVKKSDLDTDESTESSLIAELDNFRKRVEFKDFKITVYTYDPLIGVKTITSPSGFREFYKYDASNRLIRVLDKEGNILKDNKYNFTPTKHYSSIKSGTFTRNNCGPNAIGGNYTYIVPEGQYTSIINQDDANQQAQNDVNSNGQAAANLYGTCTTMNCSVTKGSGINQFHYGSIFLNNTNEFRVQMGFRYFSNLPWSTGVVVGKISGNCIPSGQRSSSTFANGVWLLTIDPNGNITAKISSASPSLVNDMNMVFDFTFSIN